The Leishmania donovani BPK282A1 complete genome, chromosome 10 genomic interval gtgtgtgtgtgcgcctgaTCGTTTTCTTGGCATTCGCATGTACGGCTGTATGCTTGGCTCCTGAATTTGTAAGCGCATGGGTCTGTGACAAGCGCCGTTGAGCCACTAGCTTTACGATCGGGGGCATCATGGGTCCTCATGTGGTGTGcgtatatgtatgtatgtgtgcgtgtgcgtgtgcgtgtgtgctgtctTTCTTTGGCTCATCATTGCCATCATGTTGCATATGACTTCGTTTCCCCGTaacgcacgccgccgccgcccccacaCTTCCCTTCCTTCTATCCCCTCCACTGACTCTTTCGCATGCGTCTCcgtccccctttttttttaattTTGCCGTTGTAATCGTCGATGTCGTTGTCGCATCTTCATATCGTATGTCCCcatcctctccttcccctaccctcccctccctcttgccCGCTCTGCACGCGAGCGTCTCTCCGTAAGAGCAATACGAAAACAAGGATGAGcgctgcgcacacgtgcagacacacacacgcacacacacacatacgtgcGTACAGAAAGATGGATGAGCAGGTATGTGTACTTGTGTATGGCGCCTCCTCTGTGAATCTGTGTGCGTCCTcattctccctctccctctcttcctgccTCTCCCGTTTTCTTTCCCCTCCATGCTGCTGCgtgttttccttttcctctcttctccgcctccctccccccttgtCTCTGCAGGAAAAACACAATGAGTGCTGTGtctgtccccctcccctaccccaccccccccccacacacacacacactttcCTTCATCTGTACATGGCGTCTGTCGGGTGCACCTGATGCAGGTGGGATTCCGGTAAAGTGCAGGAAAAGGAGCcggcaaaacaaaaaaggcgAATCGAAGGAAAATGCCCAACGCactgtgtttgtgtgcgtgtgtgtgtgtgtgcggtggtggggtTAGGGGGGCGTTACACAGCACAACcactcctctcccctccctccctcccatcCCAAGAATCGGAAAGAAGAGCAGATGCGCCATGGGTCTTCGCTATCCTGTTGTACATGTcgggggggaaggggggatATAAGTGTCGGCTGCGTCATATCTTTTCACTATACATTTTTTTCTGCTGCGGGCTCAGTGCATTTCGCGCAACAGAAAtgaaaaacaaacaacaaaaaaaaaaacgaaggcTTTTTGATGACTTCTCTTTTATGCAAaaccccctcctcctcccccccccctgtgcCACGGTCCGTCCCTTGTAGAAACGTACACatacatatgtgtgtgtgtgtgtgtgtgttggctgcccacatacacgcacacgcaccggcagcggtgagaAGGGACGGCAGTTCCACCACGTCGCCTTCATCTCACAGGCTTCGCTCCTCAAGGCTTGTGTGCTTGAGGTTGTGTCGCCATCTTGTTCGGCTGTgttcgtgcgcgtgcgtgctcgAACCCACATATGGTGTCTGTCTgagcctgtgtgtgtgtctatcGTTGTGGTTGgtgcccctcttctctcatttcacgcacacacacacacgcacgcacgcacgcgcaccatTTGGCATGGTCGCCCTCCGCTCCGGTGCTTCGATCCTCGctcctgttttttttttgtttgtttactctatgcatgtatatacacatatatactCCTTTAATTTTTGTCTTCGCCTTCGTCCTCCGCATCTTCAAgcgatgcgtgtgcgcaggtgCCTGTGTTGTCggttgtctctctctctctctcaacGCTTCGCAGATGTTATGTGCGCACTTGTCGTACGGTTTCCATTCGATTTCCTGTTAACCTCCCatcaagcacacgcacacgtaaGCACACCCGTgggcgtgtctgtgtgttcgGCATGCATGCaagcatgcgtgtgtgtgtgtgtgtgtgtgtgccttttCTCTTCTCGTTGatgtttttgttttgttctGCCGGCAGGGTCTTCGGCGCCGAAGCGGCAAAGCCAGCAAAAGAGGGGGCACGAGCGAACCACCACGGCACCAAAACAAGAGCCGCAGCCTTGCACGACGTTGCTTCGATGGTGACACTGCTCACATGTGCCTGCTCCACCCTCTGACAGCTTCGGACGTTTTTCGTGGTTGTTGCTGTCGTCCCACGCCACCGTCATCGCCACGACGCGTGCACTGAGCTATGGTTCAGCGAGACATCGAAACAAACCAAGATAGTACGAacgctctctctcgttgtttGTCTCCTAGCTGGTGTTATGGACGGTGCTTGCCGCCGTGTCCCTTTCCCTTCTCCAAGAGCGGACTCCATTTTGTTGTTTCTCACCACATTGGCATCaactcgctctctccttgtgtgcgtctcttcgTGCGTGgcctcccctcttttcccGCCACCCATCAACGGCGTCTTCACATCACCTTCCGGCCATCCCACGTCTCGCATAACCTGGCCCTCCCCCACGCTCCCTTCCTCGATCGCTAAGCTGCCGTCCCCCGCTcatcttctctctctcgtacATCTAAACACACGAACGCCGAAATCCTGCCTGTTCCTTTCCAGCAGTAACACAGTCACAcgtttcttttcttctcttccgccttctcttcctgAGCCGTTCCGTGTCGTTCACAAGCTCAGCCCTccgcccccatcccctccaTCTCTGGCTTCGGCGCGATCCCGTCGGTGCTACGTGCCGCTGTGCTGTTTATCATCCATCTCTATTCGCCTCGGGCTCTCTCGCCTACCTTGAGCCTTCGATCTCCCCTCCTTGCGGGAACCCCACCTCCCCCGACTCCCCATCCTGTTCACCTTCGTTCCGCCGCCTATATCGGCACCCGCCTACGGCATCCGTGAAGTCGAACCATGTCCCACAACGAGGCCGCTCCCAAGCGCGAGAAGGACGCcgcgggtgcagcagcggtgcctgaggcagccgccgcgggaAATGACGGCAAGTACATCCACCCCGAGGCAGCGTCCCTGTTCGCCAGGTGCCCGTGGGTTCGCCGCGTCCCCGTGTTTGGCGAGGCTGTCGAGGGCTATGGGCCCAAGGTCATCATCGCCCTCGGCGGGTGCTACCTGCTCTGCAAGGGCGTCGCGGATCAGATTCTGCGCGGTCAGACGTACGCCATGATGATGGATCGCTACGGCATCGACGTGGCCCGCTACCAGCGCCTGTCTCCGATTTCGTCCATGGGGTGGTCCATCAAGGCCTTCACAGCGATGCTCTGCGACGgcttcgccttcctcggcTACACGAAGCGCTGGTACATGTTCATCtcctgcgtcggcggtggcgcgttcGCGCTGATCTACGGCCTCCTtccggcgaaggaggcgtcgGCCAACGTCGCGTGTGCCTTCATCTTCCTGTCGTGCTGGGGCAAGGCCAACGTGGATATCCTGTCTCAGGGCCATTACAGTCGACTGATGCGCCAGAACCCGAAGCCTGGGCCATCCATGGTGAGCTGGATCTGGTTCTGGATCATGACCGGCTCACTCATCGCGACTGTGATGAACGGCCCGCTCGCGGATGCCGGGAAGCCGCAGATCAGCATCTTCGTgtctgccgcgctgcagctcatcacCTGCGTCTTCTACCTGTTCAACTGGTACGGGGAGAAGAAGAACCGCGTGCTGCGCTCCGAGGACGCGCTGTTTATTCTGGAGGAGACGCGCAAGGAGCGTGAGCGCCTGGGCACTGAGCTGATGGACGACGGCACGGCGGGTGCGCAGCATGGTGGTGCggcgaaggggaagaggagccCGCAGCGCTCGNNNNNNNNNNNNNNNNNNNNNNNNNNNNNNNNNNNNNNNNNGAACTTGTGCAGGACGTCTACGACGACGCGTatgacgacggcgaagaggTGGCCGAGGGCGAGGTGTACTACGGCaagccgccggtgccgtgccTGTTCGGGCTGTTCGAGGCGAACACGGAGGTGATTTCGAAGAACTGGAAGATCTTCGTGTACAGCGTTGTCATGACCTGTGCTGTGATCGCGATGCTGTGCTGCAACATCCTGGCCGACACGCTGGGCCTCCTGGTTGCGTGCGTCGTTGTGTCGaccatctgctgcgccacgtccTTCTGGGCCCTGCCGCTGGTGATTGCGAAGGCCAACGTCTTTGGATACCTTCAGATGGCTGTTTCCATCCGTGTCAGCAGTCCCGTAAACGCGTTCTTTCTGAACACCTACGGCTGCCCCGGCAACCTGCCCAACTTCACCTACACCTTCTACGGAACGGTGGCTGGCGTCATCAGCAGTGCTGTTGGTATGATTACCGTGACGCTGTTCAACTTCCTGTTCGCGAAGCATGGCTACCGCCTCACCTTCATTGTGACGACAATCATGCAGGTTATGGGTGGTGTGTTCGACATCATCATTGTGAAGCGCTGGAACCTGCACATCGGCATCCCTGACCACGCCATGTACATCTGGGGTGATGCTGTTGTGGGTGAGCTCGTGTACATGCTTGGATGGATGCCGATGATCGTGCTGCTGTCTCGCCTGTGCCCTCGTGGCTCGGAGAGTGTCGTGTATGCGCTGATGGCGGGCTTCTCCAACCTTGGCCAGACCACCGCGGCGTCTCTCGGTGCGATCATCATGGAGTACGGCCTGCCTGTGTTCAAGACGCAGGATGACGGGTCTCGCTGCAACTACGACaacctgccgctgctgctgttcctgtGCAGCATgtgcacgccgctgctggtgattCCGCTGAGCATAATACTGCTTCCGAAGGCGCGCATCTGCGACGATATCGACATTGACGGCAAGGTGGTGCGTCAGGCCGTGGATAAGCAggtcgcagctgctccgctgtCGAGCTCCGACTCGGACGCGGTGATGAATGCCGAACCGCTTCATGGGAACAAGGCGGATGAGCGCAAGGCCACGCAGAGCGGTCGTGCGCAGACGCAGAAAAAGGAGTGAGCTCGCAGCGCTGGATTATGTCTGCCACTGCTCATGAAGCGCTCGTTTCAAGTTTATATCTGCAGAGTGTTCACCCGTGGTCAACGGCATGCACTGGATGGCATCGTTGTGATGCCGACGCGCTTAGCCTTTGGAGGTTTTGTTTGGCAGTGTTCACACCGCAGCAGTCGGACCTGTACGCGCTGCtgttcctctccctcctgtTGTCCCTCTTGTCTCCGCGCCACTgcttctcgtttttttttatgaTCAtaatgtgtgtgtgtgtgtgtgtgtgtgtgtgtgtgtgtgtgtgcgtatgctcGCTTTCTGCACGGTGCCTGCCAACCCAGCGAAACATGCAGGACGTCGTATtcatccctcctccctccatgtgcgcatgcataAGCCCTAGGGAAAAGCGAAGAGAAGCACCCGAGAGCCAAAGAGAGATCAAGGAAGCGACGCGGCAGCCCAATAAACCCCGTAAGCCCCCGTTTGGAAGATCACCATGACGGTCGCTACTTGTATAatgcccccccctctccctcccttccccctccctccctctagctttccgtctcctcctttccttgTTTGCTCGCCCAGCATTAAAGTCGATGTCCGACGCCAttcttgtttctttttttatgccttttctgtttctcGGTTTCTTCAATCTTTCTCCAGTGAACGGAGGAGCCGGCACACGACGTAGGAAGCACCAGAGCACACCCgtacacacaggcacacaatGTCCATTTGTGTATCTGTATATTTAGATGGGTattgtatgtgtgtgcgtgtgtgtgtgtgtgtatgtgcatgtgcttcttcctttcctctcacatccttcccccttttcccttttccacccctccctctctcccatgTTTCTGTGTTGTTACATATTTTTTGTGTGTTGGTGTTCGGTGtatggggaggggggtggtggGCGAGCCTCTTTTGTGGTCCTCCCTGTACCCTCGTTCTCTATGTTTGCTGTCGTTTcgttctttttcttttccccacaccgccaccaccacgaccgtGCCCCGTCCCCCGTCCTCCACCCCCCATCCTCCGCCCTTCCTGCTTCCATAATCATTGTTTCCTTTCGGCTCTGTGCGTGTTGGCACCTTATTTTATGGCCTGAGCCGTTTATCGCCTCCTTGTTtgtcctccctctctctttcttgattactgttttcttttttgtgtgtgtgtttatgtgcgtgtgtgactTTTACTTCGTCAGTGCAGAAGAATACAGAGCGCGCCACTGCACCTGTCGCTTCTCTACCGTCCCCTCatccccctccaccgccctAACCACAGTTGTCTCGCTCGTTGTCGATCGAAACCCCCATGccacctcttcccttttctgaAACCGTACACGCGAGGTATTCTTCTTCGGCACTGGCTCGTGTTCCAAGGCCCCTCCACTgttttttttgctgtttttttttttttgctttcaCAGGCTTAGGAAAAAGAGGGGCTTCCGTTTGGAGCAGGAGGtcgcgcctgtgtgtgtgtgagcggACTgcctgtcctcctcctcctccccccaccccctccctcaaaACGATAAAGACACAAGGTGCTCGTGCTACCCGAAACGATGAAAAGGGCAGGCAGGGCGGAGCGA includes:
- a CDS encoding folate/biopterin transporter, putative; its protein translation is MSHNEAAPKREKDAAGAAAVPEAAAAGNDGKYIHPEAASLFARCPWVRRVPVFGEAVEGYGPKVIIALGGCYLLCKGVADQILRGQTYAMMMDRYGIDVARYQRLSPISSMGWSIKAFTAMLCDGFAFLGYTKRWYMFISCVGGGAFALIYGLLPAKEASANVACAFIFLSCWGKANVDILSQGHYSRLMRQNPKPGPSMVSWIWFWIMTGSLIATVMNGPLADAGKPQISIFVSAALQLITCVFYLFNWYGEKKNRVLRSEDALFILEETRKERERLGTELMDDGTAGAQHGGAAKGKRSPQRS